The proteins below come from a single Carassius carassius chromosome 11, fCarCar2.1, whole genome shotgun sequence genomic window:
- the insig2 gene encoding insulin-induced gene 2 protein — MEEISSMSGGALMRRGPYIGVITNRTMNLLIRAAMLFMVGVFLALVLNLLQVQRNVTLFPPDVISSVFSSAWWVPPCCGTAAALIGLLYPCMDRRLGEPHQLKREWSNVMRCVAVFVGINHASAKVDFANNVQLSLTLAALSVGLWWSFDRSRSGFGLGVIIAILATLATQLLVYNGVFQYTSPDFLYIRSWLPCIFFAGVITVGNIGRQLALYEHKVSQEKTHQD; from the exons ATGGAGGAGATTTCGTCGATGAGCGGTGGTGCTCTGATGCGCCGCGGGCCCTATATCGGCGTGATCACCAACCGAACCATGAACCTGCTGATCCGTGCTGCCATGCTCTTCATGGTGGGCGTGTTTCTAGCGCTCGTGCTGAACCTGCTACAGGTGCAGCGTAACGTCACTCTCTTCCCTCCAGACGTCATCAGCAGTGTTTTCTCATCCGCCTGGTGGGTTCCTCCCTGCTGTGGAACAGCCGCAG CGTTGATTGGTTTGCTGTACCCCTGTATGGATCGTCGTCTGGGGGAGCCGCATCAGCTCAAGAGAGAGTGGTCTAATGTGATGCGCTGTGTGGCCGTCTTTGTGGGTATAAACCATGCCAGTGCG AAGGTGGACTTTGCCAATAATGTGCAGCTGTCGCTGACGCTGGCTGCCCTGTCTGTCGGCCTGTGGTGGTCGTTCGATCGCTCACGCAGTGGTTTTGGGCTGGGAGTCATCATTGCAATACTTGCCACGCTGGCCACCCAGCTACTGGTTTACAACGGAGTCTTTCA aTATACCTCCCCTGACTTCCTGTACATTCGTTCCTGGCTGCCATGTATCTTCTTCGCAGGGGTGATAACTGTGGGGAACATTGGACGACAGCTAGCTCTG TACGAGCACAAAGTCAGTCAGGAAAAGACCCACCAGGATTAA
- the LOC132152684 gene encoding ubiquitin carboxyl-terminal hydrolase 37 isoform X1, translating to MSVAVPKLTSGGAVRIRIRCGELGTTKWKEGVFEIHEKDNKINLLVKFSSGGTPRMFQLNHNVKQLACYPTHGPNRVTLTLKDSSVVMMDKLPLLVAKKMKEYLEMVRLGKPAVLKTNQGSASFGLVLGNRAAQNDSGLSPSEKQSTPRRPSLDSREDSTPRKPLGSPSRVTSTPGRNGLSENRSEKRKRLMNSDGDMTEDYPKENDSSSNNKALTDASRKFLLSCKDKLKQSEENRATAPHTPAPLQPTSFYGSRTGTKDYSQTHSFLDSSTGQCPSAKRSLMLPNHSTPFKKVRPTLDYGGWNKPRPSTLVQPQPPLQGFSNLGNTCYMNAILQSLFSLPSFSNDLLKQGIPWKRVPVNALLRRFAHLLAKKDISPPEVKKDLLRRVKNAISSTAERFSGYMQNDAHEFLSQCLDQLKEDVEKINKSWKNEPSAGEEPQSARLAEEVDTSRIYTCPVTVNMEFEVQHTITCKSCEEVVTKREQFNDLSIDLPRRKKTLPLRSIQDSLDLFFRMEEIEYSCEKCSGKAATVSHKFSRLPRVLILHLKRYSYNSQLSLNSKLGQQVLIPKYLTLLSHCTDATRPPLSLGWNAQTAISRTLKMSQSVNSSTLRKGSQKPESSGSVLCDSDSEEELVRKVGRKHHSEDDRTEEVQHNAQVEHSEFNAINDDEMLAAVLEMSRHDTSLSACPDDEPTSSPDTGFGDADGQDLTPHLDLLDGEKQPADALESLDLTMDENKENQTPEGVQGELDWVQQYSLDQEREEQELQQALAQSLQEHEAREMREDDDLKRATELSLQEFNNSLPELLCSDDDSGNEDGLDMEYSEAEAEELKKNAETGELPNSFRLLSVVSHIGSSSSSGHYISDVYDMKKQSWLTYNDLDVSRTQEATVQRDRDRSGYIFFYMHKDVFEELSELEKAGGNSEAARTVLQPL from the exons ATGTCCGTCGCGGTGCCCAAGCTGACCAGCGGCGGCGCTGTCCGCATCCGCATCCGTTGTGGCGAGCTGGGGACCACCAAATGGAAAGAGGGGGTCTTTGAAATCCACGAGAAAGACAACAAAATAAACCTACTAGTCAAGTTCAGCAGTGGCGGGACTCCGAGGATGTTTCAG CTGAATCACAATGTTAAGCAGCTTGCCTGCTATCCAACGCATGGCCCAAACCGCGTGACTCTGACTCTGAAAGACTCCAGCGTTGTCATGATGGACAAACTGCCCTTGTTGGTTGCTAAAAAAATGAAGGAATACCTTGAAATGGTGAGGCTTGGAAAACCAGCAG ttttaaAGACAAACCAGGGGAGCGCTAGTTTCGGGTTAGTTCTTGGGAATCGTGCAGCACAGAACGACTCTGGCCTCTCTCCATCAGAAAAACAG AGTACTCCTAGACGTCCAAGTCTGGACAGCAGAGAGGACAGCACACCCCGAAAGCCTCTCGGGAGTCCCAGCCGGGTAACGTCCACACCTGGCCGCAATGGCCTCTCTGAGAACAG GAGTGAGAAGAGGAAGAGGCTGATGAACTCTGATGGAGATATGACCGAGGACTACCCCAAAGAGAACGACTCTTCTAG CAACAATAAGGCCCTCACAGATGCATCCAGAAAGTTTCTGCTCAGCTGCAAAGACAAACTCAAGCAGTCAGAGGAGAACAGAGCCACCG CTCCACACACGCCTGCCCCGCTCCAGCCAACATCCTTTTATGGGAGCAGAACAGGAACTAAAGACTACTCTCAGACCCATTCCTTTTTGGACAG CAGCACAGGCCAGTGTCCCTCTGCTAAACGAAGCCTAATGTTACCCAATCACTCAACTCCCTTTAAAAAGGTGCGCCCTACTTTGGACTACGGAGGCTGGAACAAACCAAGACCATCCACGTTGGTTCAGCCGCAGCCTCCACTACAAGG ATTCTCCAATCTTGGGAACACCTGTTACATGAACGCCATACTCCAGTCCCTTTTCAGCCTGCCCTCATTCTCAAATGACCTGTTAAAGCAGGGAATACCTTGGAAGAGGGTCCCCGTCAACGCCCTTCTGAG GCGTTTTGCTCATCTGTTGGCTAAGAAAGACATTTCCCCTCCAGAAGTGAAGAAAGATCTTCTGCGGCGAGTGAAGAACGCTATTTCCTCAACAGCTGAGCGTTTCTCTGGTTACATGCAGAAT GATGCTCATGAGTTCCTGAGCCAGTGTCTGGACCAGCTGAAGGAGGATGTGGAGAAGATCAACAAAAGCTGGAAGAACGAGCCCTCGGCCGGAGAGGAGCCACAGAGCGCTCGGTTAGCAGAGGAGGTGGACACCTCACGCATTTACACCTGCCCTGTTACAGTCAACATGGAGTTTGAAGTGCAGCACACCATAACATGTAAAAG CTGTGAAGAGGTGGTGACTAAGCGTGAGCAGTTCAACGACCTGTCCATCGACCTGCCGCGCAGGAAAAAAACTCTGCCTCTCAGATCTATACAGGACTCGTTAGACCTCTTCTTCAGA ATGGAGGAGATTGAGTATTCCTGTGaaaaatgcagtggaaaagcagcaACCGTCTCTCACAAATTTAGCAGGCTTCCCAG GGTGCTGATTCTTCACCTCAAACGCTACAGCTACAACAGTCAGCTGTCTTTAAACAGCAAGCTGGGCCAACAAGTCCTTATCCCCAAATATCTCACGCTGCTCTCTCACTGCACTGACGCCACACGCCCCCCTCTCAGCCTCGGCTGGAACGCACAGACGGCCAT CTCCAGGACGCTGAAGATGTCCCAGTCGGTCAACTCTTCCACACTACG GAAAGGTTCTCAAAAGCCAGAGAGTTCAGGAAGTGTGCTGTGTGATTCTGACAGTGAGGAGGAGCTCGTCAGAAAAGTTGGTCGCAAACATCATTCAGAAGACGACAGGACGGAAGAG GTGCAGCACAATGCTCAGGTGGAGCACTCGGAGTTTAATGCCATCAATGATGATGAGATGCTAGCAGCTGTGCTGGAGATGAGTCGTCACGACACGAGTCTGTCCGCTTGCCCTGACGACGAGCCGACCAGCAGCCCAGACACAGGGTTTGGAGATGCAGACGGCCAGGACCTGACTCCTCATTTGGACCTTCTGGATGGAGAGAAACAGCCTGCAG ATGCTCTGGAGTCTCTAGATCTGACCATGGATGAGAACAAGGAGAACCAGACGCCTGAAGGAGTGCAGGGAGAGCTGGACTGGGTGCAGCAGTACAGTTTAGACCAGGAGCGAGAGGAACAGGAGCTGCAGCAGGCCCTCGCACAGAGCCTGCAGGAACAT GAGGCGAGAGAGATGAGGGAAGATGACGATCTGAAGAGAGCCACTGAGCTCAGCCTGCAAG AGTTTAATAACTCTTTGCCGGAGCTGCTGTGCTCCGATGACGACTCTGGGAACGAGGATGGTCTGGATATGGAGTACAGTGAGGCTGAAGCTGAAGAGCTCAAGAAGAACGCAGAG ACTGGAGAGCTCCCGAACTCTTTCAGACTCCTCAGTGTGGTCAGTCACATCGGCAGCAGCTCATCATCAG GGCATTACATTAGtgatgtttatgacatgaaaaaaCAGTCCTGGCTCACATACAATGATCTGGACGTCTCCCGCACACAGGAGGCCACTGTTCAGAGAGATCGTGACCGGAGCGGATACATCTTTTTTTACATGCACAA agaTGTGTTTGAGGAGCTGTCTGAGCTGGAGAAGGCAGGAGGGAACAGTGAAGCCGCTCGCACCGTGCTGCAGCCGCTGTAA
- the LOC132152684 gene encoding ubiquitin carboxyl-terminal hydrolase 37 isoform X2, which produces MSVAVPKLTSGGAVRIRIRCGELGTTKWKEGVFEIHEKDNKINLLVKFSSGGTPRMFQLNHNVKQLACYPTHGPNRVTLTLKDSSVVMMDKLPLLVAKKMKEYLEMVRLGKPAVLKTNQGSASFGLVLGNRAAQNDSGLSPSEKQSTPRRPSLDSREDSTPRKPLGSPSRVTSTPGRNGLSENRSEKRKRLMNSDGDMTEDYPKENDSSSNNKALTDASRKFLLSCKDKLKQSEENRATAPHTPAPLQPTSFYGSRTGTKDYSQTHSFLDSTGQCPSAKRSLMLPNHSTPFKKVRPTLDYGGWNKPRPSTLVQPQPPLQGFSNLGNTCYMNAILQSLFSLPSFSNDLLKQGIPWKRVPVNALLRRFAHLLAKKDISPPEVKKDLLRRVKNAISSTAERFSGYMQNDAHEFLSQCLDQLKEDVEKINKSWKNEPSAGEEPQSARLAEEVDTSRIYTCPVTVNMEFEVQHTITCKSCEEVVTKREQFNDLSIDLPRRKKTLPLRSIQDSLDLFFRMEEIEYSCEKCSGKAATVSHKFSRLPRVLILHLKRYSYNSQLSLNSKLGQQVLIPKYLTLLSHCTDATRPPLSLGWNAQTAISRTLKMSQSVNSSTLRKGSQKPESSGSVLCDSDSEEELVRKVGRKHHSEDDRTEEVQHNAQVEHSEFNAINDDEMLAAVLEMSRHDTSLSACPDDEPTSSPDTGFGDADGQDLTPHLDLLDGEKQPADALESLDLTMDENKENQTPEGVQGELDWVQQYSLDQEREEQELQQALAQSLQEHEAREMREDDDLKRATELSLQEFNNSLPELLCSDDDSGNEDGLDMEYSEAEAEELKKNAETGELPNSFRLLSVVSHIGSSSSSGHYISDVYDMKKQSWLTYNDLDVSRTQEATVQRDRDRSGYIFFYMHKDVFEELSELEKAGGNSEAARTVLQPL; this is translated from the exons ATGTCCGTCGCGGTGCCCAAGCTGACCAGCGGCGGCGCTGTCCGCATCCGCATCCGTTGTGGCGAGCTGGGGACCACCAAATGGAAAGAGGGGGTCTTTGAAATCCACGAGAAAGACAACAAAATAAACCTACTAGTCAAGTTCAGCAGTGGCGGGACTCCGAGGATGTTTCAG CTGAATCACAATGTTAAGCAGCTTGCCTGCTATCCAACGCATGGCCCAAACCGCGTGACTCTGACTCTGAAAGACTCCAGCGTTGTCATGATGGACAAACTGCCCTTGTTGGTTGCTAAAAAAATGAAGGAATACCTTGAAATGGTGAGGCTTGGAAAACCAGCAG ttttaaAGACAAACCAGGGGAGCGCTAGTTTCGGGTTAGTTCTTGGGAATCGTGCAGCACAGAACGACTCTGGCCTCTCTCCATCAGAAAAACAG AGTACTCCTAGACGTCCAAGTCTGGACAGCAGAGAGGACAGCACACCCCGAAAGCCTCTCGGGAGTCCCAGCCGGGTAACGTCCACACCTGGCCGCAATGGCCTCTCTGAGAACAG GAGTGAGAAGAGGAAGAGGCTGATGAACTCTGATGGAGATATGACCGAGGACTACCCCAAAGAGAACGACTCTTCTAG CAACAATAAGGCCCTCACAGATGCATCCAGAAAGTTTCTGCTCAGCTGCAAAGACAAACTCAAGCAGTCAGAGGAGAACAGAGCCACCG CTCCACACACGCCTGCCCCGCTCCAGCCAACATCCTTTTATGGGAGCAGAACAGGAACTAAAGACTACTCTCAGACCCATTCCTTTTTGGACAG CACAGGCCAGTGTCCCTCTGCTAAACGAAGCCTAATGTTACCCAATCACTCAACTCCCTTTAAAAAGGTGCGCCCTACTTTGGACTACGGAGGCTGGAACAAACCAAGACCATCCACGTTGGTTCAGCCGCAGCCTCCACTACAAGG ATTCTCCAATCTTGGGAACACCTGTTACATGAACGCCATACTCCAGTCCCTTTTCAGCCTGCCCTCATTCTCAAATGACCTGTTAAAGCAGGGAATACCTTGGAAGAGGGTCCCCGTCAACGCCCTTCTGAG GCGTTTTGCTCATCTGTTGGCTAAGAAAGACATTTCCCCTCCAGAAGTGAAGAAAGATCTTCTGCGGCGAGTGAAGAACGCTATTTCCTCAACAGCTGAGCGTTTCTCTGGTTACATGCAGAAT GATGCTCATGAGTTCCTGAGCCAGTGTCTGGACCAGCTGAAGGAGGATGTGGAGAAGATCAACAAAAGCTGGAAGAACGAGCCCTCGGCCGGAGAGGAGCCACAGAGCGCTCGGTTAGCAGAGGAGGTGGACACCTCACGCATTTACACCTGCCCTGTTACAGTCAACATGGAGTTTGAAGTGCAGCACACCATAACATGTAAAAG CTGTGAAGAGGTGGTGACTAAGCGTGAGCAGTTCAACGACCTGTCCATCGACCTGCCGCGCAGGAAAAAAACTCTGCCTCTCAGATCTATACAGGACTCGTTAGACCTCTTCTTCAGA ATGGAGGAGATTGAGTATTCCTGTGaaaaatgcagtggaaaagcagcaACCGTCTCTCACAAATTTAGCAGGCTTCCCAG GGTGCTGATTCTTCACCTCAAACGCTACAGCTACAACAGTCAGCTGTCTTTAAACAGCAAGCTGGGCCAACAAGTCCTTATCCCCAAATATCTCACGCTGCTCTCTCACTGCACTGACGCCACACGCCCCCCTCTCAGCCTCGGCTGGAACGCACAGACGGCCAT CTCCAGGACGCTGAAGATGTCCCAGTCGGTCAACTCTTCCACACTACG GAAAGGTTCTCAAAAGCCAGAGAGTTCAGGAAGTGTGCTGTGTGATTCTGACAGTGAGGAGGAGCTCGTCAGAAAAGTTGGTCGCAAACATCATTCAGAAGACGACAGGACGGAAGAG GTGCAGCACAATGCTCAGGTGGAGCACTCGGAGTTTAATGCCATCAATGATGATGAGATGCTAGCAGCTGTGCTGGAGATGAGTCGTCACGACACGAGTCTGTCCGCTTGCCCTGACGACGAGCCGACCAGCAGCCCAGACACAGGGTTTGGAGATGCAGACGGCCAGGACCTGACTCCTCATTTGGACCTTCTGGATGGAGAGAAACAGCCTGCAG ATGCTCTGGAGTCTCTAGATCTGACCATGGATGAGAACAAGGAGAACCAGACGCCTGAAGGAGTGCAGGGAGAGCTGGACTGGGTGCAGCAGTACAGTTTAGACCAGGAGCGAGAGGAACAGGAGCTGCAGCAGGCCCTCGCACAGAGCCTGCAGGAACAT GAGGCGAGAGAGATGAGGGAAGATGACGATCTGAAGAGAGCCACTGAGCTCAGCCTGCAAG AGTTTAATAACTCTTTGCCGGAGCTGCTGTGCTCCGATGACGACTCTGGGAACGAGGATGGTCTGGATATGGAGTACAGTGAGGCTGAAGCTGAAGAGCTCAAGAAGAACGCAGAG ACTGGAGAGCTCCCGAACTCTTTCAGACTCCTCAGTGTGGTCAGTCACATCGGCAGCAGCTCATCATCAG GGCATTACATTAGtgatgtttatgacatgaaaaaaCAGTCCTGGCTCACATACAATGATCTGGACGTCTCCCGCACACAGGAGGCCACTGTTCAGAGAGATCGTGACCGGAGCGGATACATCTTTTTTTACATGCACAA agaTGTGTTTGAGGAGCTGTCTGAGCTGGAGAAGGCAGGAGGGAACAGTGAAGCCGCTCGCACCGTGCTGCAGCCGCTGTAA
- the ndufb3 gene encoding NADH dehydrogenase [ubiquinone] 1 beta subcomplex subunit 3, translating to MGGDHGHGKLSMPDYRVWKWEGTPLEATQQRLARRGLRDPWARNEAWRYTGSFGVPVTFRDVLLRGFKTGFAAFAVALAVEYAFFPPKKSEH from the exons ATGGGTGGGGATCACGGACATGGCAAACTGTCCATGCCAGACTACAGAGTGTGGAAATGGGAAGGAACGCCGCTGGAAGCCACCCAGCAGAGACTCGCTCGAAGAGGACTCAGGGACCCCTGGGCTCG GAACGAGGCGTGGAGATATACGGGCAGCTTTGGCGTCCCAGTTACCTTCCGAGACGTTCTCCTCCGCGGTTTTAAGACAGGATTCGCAGCGTTTGCAGTGGCACTGGCAGTGGAGTATGCTTTCTTTCCTCCAAAGAAGTCAGAGCACTAA